The following are from one region of the Hydrogenophaga sp. BPS33 genome:
- a CDS encoding MmgE/PrpD family protein: MTSPIWKVHALSSNTTAALAAFVANLRHEDVPQDQYGYARKSVLDWLGCCVAGTREAEVRALGDVMADMGSAPHATLIARGAMASVLDAALLNGAAGNLLDLDDVHPQLIGHPSSVVVPTALAVAEWKGLSGRDVLTAYVAGYEAMVRMGLAMEPELYDRGWHATGALGVFGACAAAGHLLRLDAAQMVAAFGIAAAQAAGLRELFGTSSKCIHHGKAAMAGILACLWAQRGTQSAADVIGGRFGMRTLSEPVRTERVLDGLGTRFHLAQTCYKRHAACGSVHAAIDAALALRERPGFSVDDIERIDVRTHTLSVSLTAHNEQARTGYEAKYSMHYALALAFIEGSAELAVFSDVHVADPRVRALAARIHMSADPDMQYVEAMPSELTMTLRDGSRTVLRVDTPKGRPSNPMDWSDMAAKFRQLAAPTLEPSAIEQVIEDVARLEDVDVRALMQRLSTAEDAAAQAVAA, translated from the coding sequence GTGACTTCACCGATCTGGAAGGTCCACGCCTTGAGCAGCAACACCACAGCCGCGTTGGCCGCCTTCGTCGCCAACCTGCGCCACGAGGACGTGCCCCAGGACCAGTACGGCTATGCGCGCAAGAGCGTGCTCGACTGGCTGGGGTGTTGCGTGGCCGGCACCCGCGAAGCCGAGGTGCGCGCGCTGGGCGACGTGATGGCGGACATGGGCAGCGCGCCCCACGCGACCTTGATCGCGCGCGGCGCAATGGCTTCGGTGCTGGACGCGGCCCTGCTCAATGGCGCGGCCGGCAACCTGCTCGATCTCGACGACGTGCACCCGCAGCTCATCGGCCATCCGAGTTCGGTGGTGGTGCCCACGGCCCTCGCCGTGGCCGAGTGGAAAGGCCTGTCGGGCCGCGACGTGCTGACCGCCTACGTGGCAGGTTACGAGGCCATGGTGCGCATGGGGCTGGCCATGGAGCCCGAGCTGTACGACCGCGGCTGGCACGCCACGGGCGCCCTGGGCGTGTTCGGGGCGTGCGCCGCGGCCGGGCATCTGTTGCGGTTGGACGCGGCACAGATGGTGGCGGCTTTCGGCATTGCCGCCGCACAGGCCGCCGGCCTGCGTGAGCTGTTCGGCACCTCGTCCAAGTGCATCCACCACGGCAAGGCCGCGATGGCGGGCATCCTGGCCTGCCTCTGGGCGCAGCGTGGCACGCAGAGCGCGGCCGATGTGATCGGTGGGCGCTTCGGCATGCGCACCCTGTCCGAGCCGGTGCGCACCGAGCGCGTGCTCGACGGGCTGGGTACGCGCTTTCATCTCGCGCAGACCTGCTACAAGCGCCACGCGGCCTGTGGCAGCGTGCACGCCGCCATCGACGCGGCACTGGCGCTGCGCGAGCGCCCGGGCTTCTCGGTCGACGACATCGAGCGCATCGACGTGCGTACCCACACGCTGTCGGTCTCGCTCACGGCGCACAACGAACAAGCGCGCACCGGCTACGAGGCCAAATACAGCATGCACTACGCCCTGGCGTTGGCGTTCATCGAGGGCAGCGCCGAGCTCGCGGTGTTCAGCGATGTCCACGTGGCGGATCCGCGCGTGCGCGCCTTGGCGGCACGGATTCACATGAGCGCCGACCCCGACATGCAATACGTCGAGGCCATGCCCTCCGAGTTGACGATGACCCTGCGCGACGGCAGCCGCACGGTGTTGCGGGTGGACACGCCCAAAGGCCGGCCCAGCAACCCGATGGACTGGAGCGACATGGCAGCGAAGTTCCGCCAACTGGCCGCGCCCACGCTGGAGCCGTCCGCCATCGAACAGGTGATCGAGGACGTGGCGCGCCTCGAAGACGTGGACGTGCGCGCGCTCATGCAGCGCCTCTCGACCGCTGAAGACGCGGCAGCCCAGGCGGTGGCCGCATGA
- a CDS encoding autotransporter family protein, which produces MSFKPKRNSTSSPQRQRLPFTHHRPASTPPRIKLLSLALLAAFSSPAAWAINECGVPAGDEVACNAAGSYASGITYGTLTFLSILVDGINIVRDSGSNFDGLRLVGGGASGTLNVELISGVSITTDGDQSDGISVESSLNNAINIDVRGNITTATTAGVAGAIPTAAASGVATGATNLGSILIFQRSGQIAGSGAGTVGLYGLTEGVGSVSLRSNGRIGLVGDESAGMRGLIGNTNSTATVSATQAATGVIELNGLTNTGVHVSNSGSGVASIEVQGMVNMTGNGSYGAHVESEGLGASQLTSTGTVSTTDSDSHALYVSSTWATNTALHSLTVSGNGTVNTSGGNSHGLRVFTDGAARIEAGLEDNARVTTSGALSHGIDALGSNAIEVATGALTSVEVTGQQSMGVQARGNATTRVDHLGQVTASGKFGVGIYANTLAGVATVNVAGGASVMGGWQDIADDIGPDLQMRSAGVVISSAGTSVLNNDGTIGAMGDRAVFDDAALGFLQVPGNLTVNNNGTITGYLQLAGGGTNTILNSGAGTFELRHFADTNGDGARDTKRIARADFGNGTTSSFSNASTVRLGAVAGNPSTDATDYYVPTTGVASTPLDSTFYRLDRADVVQAQLTNLGQFQHSGTLDLRGAAVGNSLVITSNAAAGSAPGTGTFIANGGNLFLNAVLNDGVNSQADMLIVDRTQLGGAPTTVHVGVDPSSLGAFTPGNGIQLVEVRDKAASAAGVFVLPGPVTAGAYDYQLFHNGIGADAADGNWYLRSFMVLPAGGGTLPTYSAQTPVYMAVPALTSRLGLAMLANYHDRLGDGRVLGAERAEQQAAWGRVWGQSGKTGRRGGSAQQLTQRFQADGPAYEHDLSGLQVGVDLNRQTHGTDAFDTTGVFLGVADIKASVDAVTGGHAGNSAFNGYSLGGYWSRKAGNGAYLDAVYQATYYKGHAASNQGQRIRTRGWGHAVSIEGGLAHELGEGWAMEPQAQLVYQHIDLDRAQDGFARVDFRRNGAWLARMGARLSKQSASGSGTPQFSWLRLNVWHQLGSDARTTFSNLAGQNAVGLNTALGGVWGQLQLGHSVGLSPAASAFATLDYSFSLDGSKARAVGAKVGFKLVW; this is translated from the coding sequence ATGTCATTCAAACCCAAAAGAAACTCGACGAGCAGCCCGCAACGCCAACGCCTGCCATTCACCCACCACCGACCTGCATCCACACCACCGCGCATCAAGCTGCTGTCGTTGGCCCTGCTGGCCGCGTTCAGCTCGCCGGCGGCTTGGGCGATCAACGAATGCGGCGTGCCTGCCGGCGACGAGGTCGCTTGCAATGCCGCCGGCTCCTACGCGTCGGGTATTACCTATGGCACGCTCACTTTCCTCTCGATTCTGGTCGATGGCATCAACATTGTTCGCGACAGCGGGTCCAATTTCGATGGATTGCGACTGGTCGGTGGGGGTGCAAGCGGTACCCTGAACGTCGAACTCATCAGTGGCGTGTCCATCACCACCGACGGCGACCAGTCCGATGGCATCTCCGTGGAGTCCTCGCTCAACAACGCCATCAACATCGACGTGCGGGGCAACATCACCACCGCCACCACTGCAGGGGTGGCAGGGGCCATCCCCACGGCAGCCGCCTCCGGCGTAGCGACCGGCGCGACCAACCTGGGCAGCATCCTCATCTTTCAACGCTCCGGGCAAATAGCAGGCAGCGGGGCCGGGACCGTTGGCCTGTATGGCCTGACGGAGGGGGTGGGCAGCGTGTCGCTCCGCTCGAACGGCCGAATCGGACTGGTCGGGGACGAATCGGCAGGCATGCGCGGCCTGATCGGCAACACCAATTCCACGGCCACCGTCAGTGCCACGCAAGCCGCTACCGGGGTCATCGAGCTGAACGGCCTGACCAACACGGGCGTCCATGTGTCGAACAGCGGCTCGGGCGTGGCGTCGATCGAGGTACAGGGCATGGTCAACATGACCGGCAACGGCAGCTACGGTGCCCATGTGGAGAGCGAAGGGCTCGGGGCCTCGCAACTGACCAGCACCGGCACCGTCAGCACGACCGACAGCGACTCCCATGCGCTCTACGTGTCGTCCACGTGGGCCACGAACACCGCGCTGCATTCCCTGACCGTCAGCGGCAATGGCACCGTGAACACCTCTGGCGGCAACAGCCATGGCCTGCGGGTCTTTACGGACGGCGCCGCGCGGATTGAAGCCGGCCTTGAGGACAACGCGCGCGTGACCACTTCGGGCGCGCTCTCGCATGGCATCGATGCCCTGGGCAGCAACGCCATCGAAGTCGCCACAGGCGCCCTGACGTCCGTCGAAGTCACAGGACAGCAATCGATGGGCGTGCAGGCCAGGGGCAATGCGACCACCAGGGTGGACCACCTGGGCCAGGTCACCGCCAGCGGAAAATTTGGCGTGGGCATCTACGCCAACACGCTGGCGGGCGTCGCCACGGTCAACGTGGCCGGTGGCGCGTCGGTGATGGGTGGATGGCAGGACATAGCGGACGACATCGGACCGGACTTGCAAATGCGCTCCGCTGGCGTGGTGATTTCCTCGGCCGGCACCAGTGTGCTCAACAACGACGGCACCATCGGCGCCATGGGAGACCGCGCCGTGTTCGACGACGCGGCCCTGGGATTTCTGCAGGTGCCTGGCAATCTCACGGTCAACAACAACGGCACGATCACCGGCTACCTGCAGCTGGCTGGCGGTGGCACGAACACCATCCTCAACAGCGGCGCCGGTACGTTCGAGCTGCGGCACTTTGCCGACACCAACGGCGACGGCGCGCGCGACACGAAGCGCATCGCCCGCGCCGACTTCGGCAACGGCACCACCTCGTCGTTCAGCAACGCCAGCACGGTGCGCCTGGGCGCGGTGGCCGGCAACCCCAGCACGGACGCGACAGACTACTACGTGCCCACCACCGGGGTCGCCAGCACCCCGCTGGACAGCACGTTCTACCGCCTGGACCGGGCCGACGTGGTGCAAGCGCAGCTCACGAACCTGGGCCAGTTCCAGCACAGCGGCACGCTCGACCTGCGCGGCGCGGCGGTGGGCAACAGCCTGGTGATCACCAGCAACGCAGCCGCCGGCAGCGCCCCCGGTACCGGCACCTTCATCGCCAACGGCGGCAACTTGTTCTTGAACGCGGTGCTCAACGACGGCGTCAACAGCCAGGCCGACATGCTGATCGTGGACCGCACGCAGTTGGGCGGCGCCCCCACCACGGTCCACGTGGGGGTGGACCCGTCGTCGCTCGGCGCGTTCACGCCGGGCAACGGCATCCAGCTGGTGGAGGTGCGCGACAAGGCCGCTTCGGCAGCCGGCGTGTTCGTGTTGCCCGGGCCGGTCACCGCAGGCGCCTACGACTACCAGCTGTTCCACAACGGCATCGGCGCCGATGCCGCCGATGGCAACTGGTACCTGCGCAGTTTCATGGTGCTGCCGGCGGGCGGTGGCACGCTGCCCACCTACAGCGCGCAGACACCGGTGTACATGGCCGTGCCGGCGCTGACCAGCCGGCTCGGCCTGGCCATGCTGGCGAACTACCACGACCGGCTGGGCGATGGCCGGGTGCTGGGCGCCGAGCGCGCCGAACAGCAGGCGGCGTGGGGGCGGGTGTGGGGCCAGTCGGGCAAAACGGGTCGCCGCGGTGGCAGCGCGCAGCAGCTCACCCAGCGTTTCCAGGCCGACGGCCCGGCGTACGAGCACGATCTTTCGGGGCTGCAGGTCGGCGTGGACCTGAACCGCCAGACGCACGGCACGGACGCGTTCGACACCACGGGGGTCTTCCTGGGTGTGGCCGACATCAAGGCCTCGGTGGACGCGGTGACCGGCGGCCATGCGGGCAACTCGGCGTTCAACGGCTATTCGCTGGGCGGCTACTGGTCGCGCAAGGCGGGCAACGGGGCCTACCTCGACGCGGTCTACCAGGCCACCTACTACAAAGGCCACGCCGCGTCGAACCAGGGCCAGCGCATCCGCACCCGGGGCTGGGGCCATGCCGTGTCGATCGAAGGTGGCCTGGCCCATGAGCTGGGCGAAGGCTGGGCGATGGAGCCGCAGGCGCAGCTGGTCTACCAGCACATCGACCTCGACCGCGCCCAGGACGGTTTCGCGCGCGTGGACTTCCGACGCAACGGCGCCTGGCTGGCGCGTATGGGCGCGCGCCTGTCCAAGCAGTCGGCGTCGGGCTCGGGCACGCCGCAGTTTTCATGGCTGCGGCTGAACGTGTGGCACCAGCTGGGCTCGGACGCGCGCACCACGTTCAGCAACCTGGCCGGTCAGAACGCCGTGGGACTCAACACCGCGTTGGGCGGTGTGTGGGGCCAGTTGCAGCTGGGCCACTCGGTGGGCCTCTCGCCCGCCGCGAGTGCCTTTGCCACGTTGGACTACAGCTTCTCGCTCGACGGCTCCAAGGCCCGCGCAGTCGGCGCCAAGGTGGGCTTCAAGCTCGTGTGGTGA
- a CDS encoding GMC family oxidoreductase — protein MSETSFDYIVIGGGTAGCLMANRLSANKRKRVLMIEAGRKDDYHWIHIPVGYLYCIGNPRTDWLYNTEAEPGLNGRTLRYPRGKTLGGSSSINGMIYMRGQARDYDHWAALTGDDAWRWENALPDFKRHENHYLGDEKNAALRDANFRAYHGHGGEWRVEKQRLRWDILDAFAAAAQEAGIPHSTDFNRGDNEGVGYFQVNQKDGLRWNTARAFLRPTCYGRPNFELWNNAQVTRLVTERGADGALRCTGVEVWDGAQHVTAQAATEVVLCAGSIGSPQILQLSGIGPAALLQRHGIEVAVDLPGVGANLQDHLQIRAVYTVKNAPTLNVLSSSLLGKARIGLEYLFKRSGPMSMAPSQLGAFTRSDPAQRHANLEYHVQPLSLDAFGEPLHTFPAFTASVCNLNPTSRGTVQIRSANFQDAPAIAPNYLSTPEDRQVAADSLRVTRRIVAQPALAKYQPEEFKPGPQYQSDEELARLAGDIASTIFHPVGTTRMGRADDPMAVVDSHLRVRGVAGLRVVDAGVMPTITSGNTNSPTLMIAEKAAAWIDAGV, from the coding sequence ATGAGCGAGACCAGCTTCGACTACATCGTCATCGGCGGCGGCACGGCCGGCTGCCTGATGGCCAACCGCCTTTCCGCCAACAAGCGCAAACGCGTGCTGATGATCGAAGCCGGCCGCAAGGACGACTACCACTGGATCCACATCCCGGTCGGTTACCTCTATTGCATCGGCAACCCGCGCACCGACTGGCTCTACAACACCGAGGCCGAGCCCGGGCTGAACGGCCGCACGCTGCGCTACCCGCGCGGCAAGACGCTGGGCGGCAGCTCCAGCATCAACGGCATGATCTACATGCGCGGCCAGGCGCGCGACTACGACCACTGGGCCGCGCTCACCGGCGACGACGCCTGGCGCTGGGAGAACGCACTGCCCGACTTCAAACGCCACGAGAACCACTACCTCGGCGACGAGAAGAACGCCGCGCTGCGCGACGCGAACTTCCGCGCGTACCACGGCCATGGCGGTGAATGGCGGGTGGAGAAGCAGCGCCTGCGCTGGGACATCCTCGACGCGTTCGCGGCCGCCGCGCAGGAAGCCGGCATTCCCCACAGCACCGACTTCAACCGTGGCGACAACGAGGGCGTGGGCTACTTCCAGGTGAACCAGAAGGACGGCCTGCGCTGGAACACCGCGCGCGCCTTTCTGCGCCCCACCTGTTATGGCCGGCCCAACTTCGAACTCTGGAACAACGCACAAGTCACGCGCCTGGTCACCGAGCGTGGTGCCGATGGCGCGCTGCGCTGCACCGGCGTCGAGGTGTGGGACGGTGCGCAGCATGTGACGGCGCAGGCGGCCACAGAGGTGGTGCTCTGCGCGGGCAGCATCGGCTCGCCGCAGATCCTGCAGCTCTCCGGCATCGGTCCGGCCGCGCTGCTGCAACGGCACGGCATCGAGGTGGCGGTGGACCTGCCCGGCGTGGGCGCCAACCTGCAGGACCACCTGCAGATCCGCGCGGTCTACACCGTGAAGAACGCGCCCACGCTCAACGTGTTGTCGTCGTCGCTGCTGGGCAAGGCGCGCATCGGGCTGGAGTATTTGTTCAAGCGCAGCGGCCCCATGAGCATGGCGCCTTCGCAGCTCGGTGCGTTCACGCGCAGCGACCCGGCGCAGCGCCACGCCAACCTCGAATACCACGTGCAGCCGCTCTCGCTCGATGCCTTCGGCGAACCGCTGCACACCTTTCCCGCGTTCACCGCCAGCGTGTGCAACCTCAACCCCACGAGCCGGGGCACGGTGCAGATCCGCAGCGCGAACTTCCAGGACGCACCCGCGATCGCGCCCAACTACCTCAGCACGCCCGAAGACCGCCAGGTGGCGGCCGACAGCCTGCGCGTGACGCGGCGCATCGTCGCGCAACCGGCGCTGGCGAAATACCAGCCCGAGGAGTTCAAACCCGGCCCTCAGTACCAGAGCGACGAGGAGCTCGCGCGCCTGGCCGGCGACATCGCCAGCACCATCTTCCACCCGGTGGGCACGACCCGGATGGGCCGCGCCGACGACCCCATGGCCGTGGTCGACAGCCACCTGCGCGTGCGCGGCGTGGCGGGTCTGCGCGTGGTGGACGCAGGGGTCATGCCGACCATCACCAGCGGCAACACCAACAGCCCGACGCTGATGATTGCGGAGAAGGCCGCTGCCTGGATCGACGCGGGAGTGTGA
- a CDS encoding LysR family transcriptional regulator, protein MNDKKVEDLWVHLHWLTVLAQHGSYTASAQRLGVSKAAMSQRIAELERAAGVALVQRTTRSVRLTEAGQRLVADTRDPFERIAQSFSSVRDLAEEPSGLVRVTAPVAFARQQLVPRMAGFLRAHPKVRLELDFSDRLSALAVEGFDLAIRHTASPPDTHVAWPICTTRSVLVASRDYLRRHGTPRTPQDLAQHDCLHYPRAQDTPAWHFRAREGRRKAERVTVPVSGPFSANNSEALRDAALAGLGIALVPDFSAQAALQSGKLVEVLTRWESVGSFSPQIYAIRPYASHVPRAVSAFVGWLRDALADGFPTHA, encoded by the coding sequence ATGAATGACAAAAAAGTGGAAGACCTCTGGGTGCACCTGCACTGGCTCACGGTGCTGGCGCAGCACGGCAGCTACACCGCCTCGGCGCAGCGCCTGGGCGTGAGCAAGGCGGCCATGAGCCAGCGCATTGCCGAGCTGGAGCGCGCGGCCGGCGTGGCCCTGGTGCAGCGCACCACGCGCAGCGTGCGCCTGACCGAAGCCGGCCAGCGCCTGGTGGCCGACACGCGCGATCCCTTCGAGCGCATTGCACAGAGCTTCTCCAGCGTGCGCGATCTGGCCGAAGAACCTTCGGGCCTGGTGCGGGTGACGGCACCCGTGGCTTTCGCGCGCCAGCAACTGGTGCCGCGCATGGCAGGGTTCCTGCGCGCGCACCCCAAGGTGCGGCTGGAGCTGGACTTCTCGGACCGGTTGAGCGCGCTGGCGGTGGAGGGTTTCGACCTGGCCATCCGCCACACCGCCTCGCCGCCGGACACGCACGTGGCCTGGCCGATCTGCACCACGCGTTCGGTGCTGGTGGCCAGCCGCGACTACCTGCGCCGGCATGGCACACCGCGCACCCCGCAAGACCTGGCGCAGCACGACTGCCTGCATTACCCGCGCGCGCAGGACACGCCGGCCTGGCATTTCCGGGCGCGCGAAGGCCGCAGGAAAGCCGAGCGCGTGACCGTGCCCGTGAGCGGCCCTTTCAGCGCCAACAACAGCGAGGCGCTGCGCGACGCTGCGCTCGCGGGCCTGGGCATCGCCCTGGTGCCCGACTTCAGCGCGCAGGCCGCCTTGCAGTCGGGCAAGTTGGTGGAGGTGCTGACGCGTTGGGAGTCGGTGGGCAGCTTCAGCCCGCAGATCTATGCGATACGCCCCTACGCCAGCCATGTGCCGCGCGCGGTCTCGGCGTTCGTGGGCTGGTTGCGCGACGCACTGGCGGACGGGTTTCCGACCCACGCCTGA
- a CDS encoding OmpA family protein has protein sequence MNANRFLLTLLASAALAGCAVTDPRATDRAPGAQPPFAESTRSTDEAQRADHRTLQAVQDRLAVLQKDGRVPVTGYHWAKAQCWLDMARQNYHENDRGPVVGEALAESVKIVDVLEKGDTPAVTNPLIGGSVKLRDDLWARAERGRTGAGASCVAAQAACLDVQLVAMGHEYAEGGWRHANPYIGMAENMARRMETEQAQCAAPAPAVAAAPVATERVVERVVERLVIATDALFAFDGANLNDASTNGRARLDQIAQRAKGLQDIERIVLVGHTDRLGDDGYNERLSLQRATTVRDHLVARGLDASLITVEGRGEREPVKTCSDSLARTRLIDCLKDNRRVEVEIRGRVGG, from the coding sequence ATGAACGCCAACCGTTTTCTCCTGACCTTGCTGGCCAGCGCTGCCTTGGCGGGCTGCGCCGTGACCGATCCCCGCGCCACCGACCGCGCCCCCGGCGCGCAACCGCCCTTTGCCGAGTCCACGCGCTCCACCGACGAGGCCCAGCGCGCCGACCACCGCACGTTGCAGGCGGTGCAGGACCGCCTCGCTGTGCTGCAGAAAGACGGCCGCGTGCCGGTCACCGGCTACCACTGGGCCAAGGCGCAGTGCTGGCTCGACATGGCCCGCCAGAACTACCACGAGAACGACCGCGGTCCGGTGGTGGGCGAGGCCCTGGCCGAGTCGGTGAAGATCGTTGACGTGCTGGAAAAAGGCGACACGCCCGCGGTCACGAACCCGCTGATCGGCGGCAGCGTGAAACTGCGCGACGACCTCTGGGCGCGTGCCGAGCGCGGGCGCACCGGTGCGGGCGCATCCTGCGTGGCCGCGCAGGCCGCGTGCCTGGACGTGCAACTCGTGGCCATGGGCCACGAATACGCCGAGGGCGGCTGGCGCCATGCCAACCCCTACATCGGCATGGCCGAGAACATGGCCCGCCGCATGGAAACCGAACAGGCGCAGTGCGCCGCCCCTGCGCCCGCTGTGGCGGCCGCGCCGGTGGCCACCGAACGCGTCGTGGAGCGCGTGGTCGAACGCCTGGTGATCGCCACCGACGCGCTGTTCGCCTTCGACGGAGCGAACCTGAACGACGCCAGCACCAACGGCCGTGCACGCCTCGACCAGATCGCCCAGCGCGCCAAGGGCCTGCAGGACATCGAACGCATCGTGCTCGTGGGCCACACCGACCGCCTGGGCGACGACGGCTACAACGAGCGCCTGTCGCTGCAGCGCGCCACCACCGTGCGCGACCATCTGGTCGCACGTGGCCTGGACGCATCGCTGATCACGGTCGAAGGCCGGGGCGAGCGCGAGCCCGTGAAAACCTGTTCGGACAGCCTGGCGCGCACCCGGCTCATCGACTGCCTGAAGGACAACCGGCGCGTTGAGGTGGAGATTCGCGGGCGGGTGGGGGGCTGA
- a CDS encoding class I SAM-dependent methyltransferase, producing the protein MTSWKMKLARTPVVGSLALMAFRARVALPYVGSPVRTAVKWLFASNETSNFTYELEDSNRRYLASLISDVTGTAFPIVWAYMQELEEDQDLKRHIAARTEQSAWSFLADKGVRFGRRAGWYAMVRILKPAVVIETGVDKGLGSCVLASALRRNAQEGHAGRYFGTDINPAAGYLFSGVYAEHGSILYGDSIESLKAFDQPIDLFINDSDHSIDYEADEYRTIEGKLSEGAVVLGDNAHCSPRLMEFAQASLRHFVFFQEKPAQHWYPGAGIGICFRRREVENSPLRR; encoded by the coding sequence ATGACGAGCTGGAAGATGAAACTGGCGCGCACGCCGGTGGTCGGTTCCTTGGCGCTGATGGCGTTTCGCGCCAGGGTCGCACTGCCGTATGTGGGCAGCCCCGTGCGCACGGCCGTGAAATGGCTGTTCGCTTCCAACGAAACCTCCAACTTCACCTACGAACTCGAGGACAGCAACCGGAGGTACCTGGCGTCGCTGATTTCCGACGTGACGGGCACGGCGTTTCCCATCGTCTGGGCTTACATGCAGGAGCTCGAAGAAGACCAGGATCTCAAGCGCCACATTGCCGCCCGGACCGAGCAGAGCGCCTGGTCGTTTCTGGCGGACAAGGGCGTGCGGTTCGGTCGCCGCGCGGGTTGGTATGCCATGGTGCGGATCCTCAAGCCCGCCGTGGTGATCGAGACCGGCGTGGACAAGGGACTGGGTTCCTGTGTGCTGGCATCGGCGCTGCGGCGCAATGCGCAAGAGGGGCATGCTGGCCGTTACTTCGGCACCGACATCAATCCCGCCGCTGGTTACCTTTTCTCTGGCGTGTACGCGGAGCACGGCAGCATCCTGTATGGCGACTCCATCGAATCCTTAAAGGCGTTCGACCAGCCCATCGATCTCTTCATCAACGACAGCGACCACTCCATCGACTACGAGGCCGACGAGTACCGCACCATCGAAGGCAAGCTGTCCGAAGGCGCGGTGGTGCTCGGCGACAACGCCCATTGCTCGCCGCGCCTGATGGAGTTTGCACAGGCCTCCCTGCGGCATTTCGTGTTCTTCCAGGAAAAGCCGGCCCAACACTGGTACCCCGGTGCAGGGATCGGCATCTGTTTTCGCCGCAGGGAAGTGGAAAACTCCCCCCTGCGCCGCTGA
- a CDS encoding CoA-acylating methylmalonate-semialdehyde dehydrogenase, whose product MTTTPAAIDHFIHGAVTAASSTRRQDVFNPATGAVTGKVALANAADVDTAVAAARAAFPAWADTPPIRRARVMFKFLELVNRHKDDLARLITAEHGKVFTDAQGEVARGIDIIEFACGISQLLKGDFTDQVSTGMDNWTLRQPLGVVAGITPFNFPVMVPMWMFPVAIAAGNTFILKPSPTDPSAALLMGELLQQAGLPDGVFNVVQGDKEAVDALLVHPDVKAISFVGSTPIANYIYETGAHHGKRVQALGGAKNHMVVMPDADLDQAVDALIGSAYGSAGERCMAISVAVLVGDVAEKIMPKLIERTKTLQVLNGTNLAAEMGPIVTAAAHTRIAGYIEAGVNEGAQMLVDGRGFDGAQAGEGCGDGFWMGGTLFDHVTTDMKIYKEEIFGPVLSCVRVPDFAQAVQIINDHEFGNGVSCFTRDGHVAREFARRIQVGMVGINVPIPVPMAWHGFGGWKKSLFGDMHAYGEEGVRFYTKQKSIMQRWPESIGKGAEFVMPVSK is encoded by the coding sequence ATGACCACCACCCCCGCTGCCATCGACCACTTCATCCACGGCGCCGTCACCGCGGCGAGCTCCACGCGCCGCCAGGACGTGTTCAACCCCGCCACCGGCGCCGTCACGGGCAAGGTGGCGCTGGCCAACGCGGCCGACGTGGACACCGCCGTGGCCGCCGCCCGGGCCGCGTTCCCGGCCTGGGCCGACACGCCGCCGATCCGCCGCGCGCGCGTGATGTTCAAGTTCCTTGAACTCGTGAACCGCCACAAGGACGACCTCGCGCGCCTCATCACTGCCGAGCACGGCAAGGTGTTCACCGACGCGCAGGGCGAAGTGGCGCGCGGCATCGACATCATCGAATTCGCCTGCGGCATTTCGCAACTGCTCAAGGGCGACTTCACCGACCAGGTCTCCACCGGCATGGACAACTGGACGCTGCGCCAGCCCCTGGGCGTGGTCGCCGGCATCACGCCGTTCAACTTCCCGGTGATGGTGCCCATGTGGATGTTCCCGGTGGCGATCGCGGCGGGCAACACCTTCATCCTCAAGCCCAGCCCGACCGACCCTTCGGCCGCGCTGCTCATGGGCGAACTGCTCCAGCAGGCCGGCCTGCCCGATGGCGTGTTCAACGTGGTGCAGGGCGACAAGGAAGCGGTGGACGCGCTGCTGGTGCACCCCGACGTGAAAGCCATCAGCTTCGTCGGCTCCACACCGATCGCCAATTACATCTACGAGACTGGCGCCCACCACGGCAAGCGCGTGCAGGCGCTGGGCGGTGCGAAGAACCACATGGTGGTCATGCCCGACGCCGACCTGGACCAGGCGGTGGACGCGCTGATCGGTTCGGCCTATGGCTCGGCGGGCGAACGCTGCATGGCCATCAGCGTGGCGGTGCTGGTGGGCGACGTGGCCGAGAAGATCATGCCCAAGCTGATCGAGCGCACGAAGACGCTCCAGGTGCTCAACGGCACCAACCTCGCGGCCGAGATGGGCCCCATCGTCACGGCGGCGGCGCACACGCGCATCGCCGGCTACATCGAGGCCGGTGTGAACGAGGGCGCGCAGATGCTGGTGGACGGGCGCGGCTTCGATGGTGCGCAGGCCGGCGAGGGCTGTGGCGACGGTTTCTGGATGGGCGGCACCTTGTTCGACCACGTCACGACCGACATGAAGATCTACAAGGAAGAGATCTTCGGTCCGGTGCTCAGCTGCGTGCGCGTGCCCGACTTCGCGCAGGCGGTGCAGATCATCAACGACCACGAGTTCGGCAACGGTGTCTCCTGCTTCACGCGCGATGGCCATGTGGCGCGCGAGTTCGCGCGGCGCATCCAGGTGGGCATGGTCGGCATCAACGTGCCGATTCCCGTGCCCATGGCCTGGCACGGCTTCGGCGGCTGGAAGAAAAGCTTGTTCGGCGACATGCACGCATACGGCGAAGAGGGCGTGCGGTTCTACACCAAGCAGAAATCGATCATGCAGCGTTGGCCTGAATCGATTGGCAAGGGCGCCGAGTTCGTGATGCCTGTGTCCAAGTAG